The region ACTTTCTATCAAAACGAGAACTTAAACCAGGTGCCTCTACAAGGAACACACATATTAGCTGAAGGGTATTATTAGAAGAGCATTTTCTACTAGATTGAACAAAATTTTCGAAGCAGAATGgggcaacattttttttttcacggaGAAAAGGTgggaaatcaaaataaaatgttggtGCTCTAACATGGAAGTAATCTGATAGTCCCCATTCAGCTTTTGACTGATTAATATGGGTAAGAGGTgcttatttagttatcaaataagaaaaaaatcaggcTTTAATTCCAACACTAGTGCTGTACAGCAGTAATTAAAAAGGAGGgatgttataaaaaaacaatgattagaCCTTGCAATCTCAATTACAGCAATTAGCATAGCAGCTGAGTTGATAGACAAAGGGACATTAGAATTTACATAGCTGAAGAAGTTTACTTgtgaaaaaaaagcaagaagagATGAGAAAACAAGATGGTAATAATAATTCACAAACGAGAAGGTAACGAGGCACCAGATTGTTTAGTAGTTGATTTTCTGCAACAAAAACAGAAGCAGCAATGATAAGAGACAGTAAGAAAGGTATGGATAGaaacagaaaagaaatcaaCAAGTAGTTAACTTGGGTTGGGTGGGATGGGATGGGATAGGAAACCTCACCTTTGTTGTAACGCCATACCCTTTTCCTCCCTTGAGCTGCTGCTGCGCACTTTCTTTTGTTTAGAAAGGAggcaaggaaggaaggaagacaaagagaataattaattaaattgcgAGTGTGACCAAAGTGagtgaattgaaaagaaaagcatgGGATGCTTACTTTGTTGTTGGTGTTGGTGTCAGATTTGGAACCAAAACCACGCCTTGGGCTAGAATTATCAGAGCATTGAACTCCGAACCTCAAAAACTTACTGCTACTTGTGATCATTGTGGCTGCCGCCGCCGCCGCTATCGCCATTAGGGAACCGGCTCGACTGGTGGTCTGATATGGTGGgctttttcagtttttcttgtGTCctgtttataattaattaatttatattcttttgaatGTGTGTGTATGTCAGTAGTTAGTTAGTTAATGAACAAGGGAAGAGAGACGTCAGACGAGAGAGGAGGGAGACGATAAGGTGTTTCTCTCCCGTGTCTCTGTCGTAAAATGTTGTCGCTCACTAATTGACCATTGGGTCTGCCTTTTGTTGGTTggttatcattttatttttagcgGTTAAAGGTGTATTGGATTAGCTTTTTACACACACCTATCAAAatcagattattttttcaagcaattttaaaaaattacctcCCATCAAAATCTAATAAGATTATATTTTGAACTaagtacatttgtttttttttttcttagttcaaAATCTTATTAGATTTTGatggtatatatataaaaacacccAACCAActctttaaaacaaaatattacgaTCAGACATCAGAAATTGATTCTAATTCTTCATATGGATCTTCATTTCCACTCTGAAACCAATCCCTCTATTTTGCAAATCATCTTCACTTTCACTTAAGGCTGCAAGCAATGTACATACATGCAGTACATGATCAACAAGTTCATAATGTTTTGGTGGCAGCCTCTCTCTTTTTGAAGAAAGTCCGATGTCCCTTGTCCCTTGTGCGAGGAAACTGTTGAGTGTACATACAATCTAAGCCGCTTCGTTTGCTGGTGGAGACAAGGCTTACGGggtcttttattgatttttagtACACTGATTCTATTAATAAACAAGAATGCAGTTGACCTTTGCCAACAGCTTCCTGCAATTGATACTGGATCAGACAGCAATGGCTTCTAATAACAAAAAACCAAGGGATTAATACGGTAAGAGGCTCAGACTAACTGAAAACTTGCATATACGAAGACATATTACCAAGGAGTTCTTCCTGTAATTAAATCCTATTTATTATGAGCCATGGACAAAAAGAAGATGTGCTCATTATTCTTCTTACCCCACACAAGATCATTGATTAATTTGAATGCGTTAGCCAGATAGAAGCCGCATTCAGCATGTAGTTCCTTGCAACTTTGCTTTTCTATAGCCATGGCAATTGGAAACACGGTCGATTCTCCAGTAACGAATTAGCCTGAAAAATCCATTACAAGTAACATAAAGATGAatctttgattattaaaaacGTGTTGGTTTTTAACAGACcatccataaaaataataaaaaaaagagcgaGTTTTGATGACAAATCCAAACCCCATCCCCATTATTCAGAGATTGAATTCTTGTAATCAGATCTTTTGCATCATCTGATACATGACCAGGAAGAGTGTGCATCCCACCCCCTGGATGAGATCAGTACTGTCATTGCCTTCATTATTATCCATAGGTAGGCAATCGTAGAGCATAGCATGCAATACAACACCACAACTCCATACATCTGCTGGAGGCCCAGCATATGGCTTCCCAGATAAAACCTCAGGGGCAACATAGCCTCAAAAAGATGGTCATCAGGCAATACGTTTCTCAACCCAAAATCAGCTATTTTTACCTTGGTTTTAGACTAGCCCAATAATAAGTTCTCAAGCTTAAGGTCTCTGCGAGCAAGCTTCTTCCAATGGCAGTGTTCCGCagcataaataatatattgaaaaaacttgCGCGTCTCATCTTCCCCTAACCTCCCACTCTCCTGCTCAAGATGATAAGAGTTAGCCAGATTTTAACTACTCTATCACTATATATACACATTACCAGTTGGTGACTTTATCACCTTAATGATTTCAAGATTTTGATTTCTCTTGTCACCTTCTCTTccaacttcttttcttttatcttttggtATTCAAATATCTTGGAAgtaaattacaaagaaaaagaaaaaaaaccaaagcagaAGACGGAAAAAGACAGGAGCAGCAGGCTAGCTCACAAGGCtcgaaaagaagaaaaagaaacatacgAACTGAAATCTATATATAGTAATACTAGGGAACGGAAACGGTAGTATTAGGACATAAAAAAAGCACATCAGGACattccttttattaaaaaaggaaacaaataaacGATATTTGACGATTGGCAttgaaacaaaagaagaaagttaAATTACAACGATGAccgaaattaaaaacatttcccTTTTGACATCGGAATTTGAGAGGAACCTGCTATCATAAAATTAACCAATTagtaagatatatatatatatatatatatatatatatatatatatatatatatatatatatataagaaaattgcAGCATTGtttaagattttcttaatttatcacGAAATAGGAAAGGAGCAGTAGCCTTCCCAAGATTCAGAAAACTCATAATCTTCCtagaatatattttcttaatgtgTGTATGCTTAGTCAACTTCTTAATTCTTGCAAGATGAATCAGTAGAAGCTTTAATTTTGAATGCTTAGTTTGATTAAATGATAGTTTGGAGGTAATGATCATATATATCTCTAGATGACTTTTACACATGTAAGTAATAGTTTGTACAAATGAATTTTCAAGGGTGCTTAGTATTATAAAAGTCATACGTAAccgataaatataatatattttcaagcgtTCTTGATCTTTCTGCAACATCAATCTATTCAGGAAATTCCACCATTCACACACAGACACGCTTGGATGTCAGCGAGGGCTTTAAGGGTAGGTGAAGAagtatttcaaaaataacatCATCGCATTcattctcatttttcttctttttttggccaAAACAAAAGTTTGGATTCCTTGTTGTGTTCTGCGAGTGTATGCATCAAATTGTTAAGCAAACAGCAAGCAGTCAAACAGAACTACGTAGGTGGCAGAATATGTGGAAAAAGAAAGGTTGCAGCAGAAACAATTGTGGCAAGGTGATGGAAACGGATAAAATGAACATTCTGCTTGACTTACTCATACACATCTGGTAACACCTTTGATATGTCTGGTTTATAGCCTTCCAACTTTGCTTGCCTGGTGGATCTTTCCAAGCATCTCATAAATTGAAGATGTATTTTTATGAGTCTTATCACCTGCCACAGAATCATGAACCACCTCATTTATTTGAACCCAGCTTTGCCCAGCAGGCTTTTTCACACCCATCGCGACCATCTTCTGTCTCACAGTAGCAACATCCTGCCACTTTTCAGCAGTCGCATACACATGTGCCAACAGAGAAAGATAACCAGCAGCTTTGTCAGGGTCAGGTTCCGCAACCAATTTTTGAGACACGAGAGAAGCGAGCTCAGCATTGTGATAAAACCTGCAACCACCAAGGAGAGCACCCCAAACAGCATTATTTGGTTTTACAGGCATGGTCGCAATGAGTTCTTGTGCCTCATCCAAGAAACCAGCACGACTCAATAAATCAACCATGCACCCATAGTGCTCAATCCTAGGCTTAATACCCCAACGCTGAATCATGTCCTTGAAGAGTTGACGGCCCTCGTCAACAAGTCCAGCATGACTGCACGCACAGAGAACCCCAATAAAGGTTATGCCATCGGGCCTTGCTTCCGAAGTGCCCAATCTTTGCATCGAGCGAAATATTTCAAGAACTGCTTGCGCATAGCCCTGTTTTGCAAAAGCAGTGATCAAGCTTGTCCAGGAAACCGCACTTCTCTCTGGCATCCACCTAAATACTTCATAAGCTTCATCAATCATACCGCAGCTAGCATACATGTGTATAAGTGCATTGTTCAAAGAAACCACCACTCGCTGGTTTGACCCAACAAAGGTATCTTGGATATACGAGTGAATCCACATCCCCATTTTTAAATCCCCCAGTTCTGCACACGCTGTCAAGGCTGCCAATAATACCACCTGGTCCAATTCCACTCCGGCTTTCCTCATTTGATCGAACAAATTCAATGCCTGCTTGCACTTGCCATTTTTCGCATACCCTGAAATCATAGTAGTCCACGAGACGACGTTCCTCTCTGGCATCTCATAAAAAATCCTCCTTGCCCCGTCAAGATTTCCACGCCTCATATACCCCGCGAGCATGGAATTCCAGCAGACAACATTTCTTTCAGACATATCATCAAACACTTTGCGTGCGTACGCTAGAGCAGCGCAATCGCCGCCAACAACAGCAGCATAGAAATTAACCAACTTGGACATGAGAAAGACATTTGAGGAATAATAGCCATTAGTCAAGACTTTGGAGTGAACCTGCTGTCCCTCCCTCAAAGACAAAGAAGACGTACAAGCAGCCAAAAGAAAGGAATAGGTGTAGGCATCAGGGCGGGCATCGGTGAGCAACATTTGATTGAAGAACTGAATAGATTTGGCAGGGGTTTGGCTCCGAGCATGAGCCCTAATCATCTGGTTCCAGAGGATAGTGCTGGGGCTTTGAATATCTTTAAAGACATAGTGGGCAGAGAGGAGATGGTGAGCAGAGGAGTTGCTGTAGAAGGAGAGAAGGTGGACAAGAAGGAAGTTTTTAGTGCGGGAAAAGCCGTTGATGAGAATCTGGGCATGAATCTGAGTGACATGTTTAAGGGTTGgttgttgttttctttgtaaTAGAGAGAATAAGCGTTGCTGTAGAGCTCTCGAAGATGTAGTAGTGCaagtagcagtagcagtagtACAAGTGGAAGGGGAAGAAGTTCTTGTCAAGTCGGTGCCGGTGCCGGTGCCGGTGCCGGTGGTGGGATTATTGACTCCTTTTTCATCAACTAACATCTGTACGTTGTTCTCTTCCCCTTCTTCTAAACGAGATTGCATGTGTGTATGCTAGTTTATTGCCCGCGCTATCGCTGCGGGCTGAACCAAAATTCAAGAGCACCATAGCATACCTTCCTGAAGGAAGAAAGTCTCCAAGAGCAAAAACCAAGCCGAAGACCAGAAAAGCTACTGCCGCTCCAATCTATTCATTTCCAGAGTAGAAATCAGTCGTGTCAGCATAACTGAAGGAGATTGCTGCGTATGATTCCAATATGGAAATGCAGATTGTAGGAGTTGTACCTTAGTCTTAGTGCCAAGTCCAATTGCCTTGTTTTCAGTTCTAACCGGTGCACCATTGTCAATAGGTCcaaattctttaatttctccCGTGTTTTACTGTACGTGTTACATCTTAAgccatgccaaaaaaaaaaaaaattaacaaaataaaaaaaattcagacaataataatattttttgaaaagcaagaaaattacaagatttgaattatttatccgaatgaatttaataattttagttaatttaacaatataattaaaaaacaa is a window of Populus nigra chromosome 10, ddPopNigr1.1, whole genome shotgun sequence DNA encoding:
- the LOC133705810 gene encoding pentatricopeptide repeat-containing protein At3g29230-like, which produces MIRAHARSQTPAKSIQFFNQMLLTDARPDAYTYSFLLAACTSSLSLREGQQVHSKVLTNGYYSSNVFLMSKLVNFYAAVVGGDCAALAYARKVFDDMSERNVVCWNSMLAGYMRRGNLDGARRIFYEMPERNVVSWTTMISGYAKNGKCKQALNLFDQMRKAGVELDQVVLLAALTACAELGDLKMGMWIHSYIQDTFVGSNQRVVVSLNNALIHMYASCGMIDEAYEVFRWMPERSAVSWTSLITAFAKQGYAQAVLEIFRSMQRLGTSEARPDGITFIGVLCACSHAGLVDEGRQLFKDMIQRWGIKPRIEHYGCMVDLLSRAGFLDEAQELIATMPVKPNNAVWGALLGGCRFYHNAELASLVSQKLVAEPDPDKAAGYLSLLAHVYATAEKWQDVATVRQKMVAMGVKKPAGQSWVQINEVVHDSVAGDKTHKNTSSIYEMLGKIHQASKVGRL